The Arachis hypogaea cultivar Tifrunner chromosome 14, arahy.Tifrunner.gnm2.J5K5, whole genome shotgun sequence genome has a segment encoding these proteins:
- the LOC112742282 gene encoding uncharacterized protein, with protein sequence MGKLHKYVSVLALLFVFVIGIAECRKVKDDELVDGIGGGGGRGVGFGGGGGGGVGGGVGGGFGKGGGAGGGVGGGGGAGGGFGGGRGGGGGFGGGKGGGVGGGAGGGGGFGGGTGGGFGGGKGGGAGGGGGAGGGFGGGKGGGGGAGSGSGGGFGGGRGGGAGGGFGGGRGGGSGGGAGGGFGGGKGGGGGVGGGGGAGGGAGGGFGGGKGGEGGVGGGGGAGGGAGGGSGAGGGVGGGVGGGAGGGFGGGKGGGGGGGGGGGGGGGGGGGGGGFGGGKGGGVGGGVGGGFGGGKGGGSGGGGGGGGGGGGGGGGHGGGF encoded by the coding sequence ATGGGAAAATTGCATAAGTATGTAAGTGTGCTTGCTTTGTTATTTGTATTTGTAATAGGAATAGCAGAATGTAGAAAAGTTAAAGATGATGAGTTAGTTGATGGCATTGGAGGAGGTGGAGGTCGGGGTGTTGGATTTGGTGGTGGCGGTGGAGGCGGTgtgggtggtggtgttggtggaggCTTTGGTAAAGGTGGTGGTGCCGGAGGAGGAGTTGGGGGCGGTGGCGGTGCTGGTGGAGGCTTTGGAGGTGGTAGAGGTGGTGGTGGAGGGTTTGGAGGTGGAAAAGGTGGTGGTGTAGGAGGAGGAGCTGGCGGTGGTGGTGGATTTGGAGGTGGTACAGGTGGAGGATTTGGAGGTGGCAAGGGTGGCGGTGCCGGAGGAGGTGGTGGTGCAGGTGGAGGTTTTGGAGGTGGAaaaggtggtggtggaggagcggGTAGTGGTTCTGGTGGAGGATTTGGAGGTGGCAGAGGCGGTGGTGCAGGTGGAGGTTTTGGAGGTGGTAGAGGTGGAGGAAGCGGAGGTGGTGCTGGTGGAGGCTTTGGAGGTGGAAAAGGTGGAGGAGGAGGAGTTGGAGGAGGTGGAGGAGCTGGAGGTGGTGCTGGTGGAGGTTTTGGAGGTGGCaaaggtggagaaggaggagttggaggagGTGGTGGAGCTGGAGGTGGTGCCGGTGGAGGCTCTGGAGCTGGAGGTGGTGTAGGGGGAGGAGTCGGGGGTGGTGCAGGTGGAGGATTTGGAGGCGgcaaaggaggaggaggtggaggtggaggaggtggaggtggaggtggaggtggaggtggaggaggTGGAGGCTTTGGAGGTGGAAAAGGTGGTGGTGTAGGAGGAGGAGTTGGTGGAGGCTTTGGAGGAGGTAaaggtggtggtagtggtggtggcggCGGTGGTGGAGGCGGTGGTGGTGGAGGCGGAGGCGGTCATGGTGGtggattttga